The proteins below come from a single Malus domestica chromosome 03, GDT2T_hap1 genomic window:
- the LOC114824230 gene encoding uncharacterized protein — protein sequence MERYYKKQCLNPPSNILASPSNIPSSPPSNIPNIPSSSIPDSSQQNEVTELDEILANLPADLGHRRRMLDYPPNYCEAIRRHYLQNNPCQPKDHIMPRKVSNNRCFVTPWFDNFKWLEYSIVKDAAFCRYCYLFKCDFNKEGNVGSDVFIEIGFTNWRKGLENFRDHEGGVGSLHNKALQQARDLMTQKQHIETFVIKQIDEARINYHTLLCGALDCTRWLLQQGLPFRGHDESFKSSNRGNYLEIMQFLADYNDKVRKVVFENAPKNLKYTSSDIQKDLVRACAIETIGAITKDMEGTFFSLLVDGSRDSSTKEQMAVVLRYVNKEGEVIAMFLGVQHVSSTTSSSLEEAIERLFASTNLSMSKLRGQGYDGASNMKGELNGLKAKILNKYPQAFYVHYFAHQLQLALIAVAKGIEGVAIFFNNASILVNTIGSSCKRRDAFREKQLEQIKKALDIGDLQRVEG from the coding sequence ATGGAACGATATTATAAGAAACAGTgcttaaatcctccttcaaatattctgGCTAGTCCTTCGAATATTCCGAGTAGTCCTCCTTCGAATATTCCAAATATTCCTTCTTCTAGTATTCCGGATAGTTCCCAACAAAATGAGGTCACTGAGTTAGATGAAATACTGGCTAACCTTCCTGCAGACCTTGGACATAGACGTCGAATGCTTGATTATCCACCTAATTATTGTGAAGCAATTCGTCGACACTATCTCCAAAATAATCCTTGTCAGCCTAAAGACCACATCATGCCCAGAAAAGTTAGCAACAATCGATGTTTTGTCACTCCttggtttgataattttaagtggttggagtatagtataGTAAAAGATGCCGCATTTTGCCGTTATTGCTATCTATTCAAGTGTGATTTTAATAAAGAGGGAAATGTCGGAAGTGATGTCTTCATTGAGATTGGGTTTACAAATTGGAGGAAAGGACTCGAAAATTTTCGAGATCATGAGGGAGGTGTTGGAAGTCTTCATAATAAAGCTTTACAACAAGCTAGAGATTTGATGACGCAAAAGCAACATATTGAAACATTTGTGATTAAGCAAATCGATGAAGCTCGCATTAATTATCACACTTTATTGTGTGGCGCACTTGATTGCACAAGATGGTTGTTGCAACAAGGTTTGCCTTTTCGTGGCCATGACGAATCGTTCAAATCAAGCAATAGGGGTAATTATTTGGAGATTATGCAATTTCTTGCCGATTATAATGATAAAGTTAGGAAGGTTGTGTTTGAGAATGCTCCCAAGAATCTCAAGTATACTTCTTCCGATATTCAAAAAGATCTTGTCCGTGCTTGTGCCATTGAAACTATTGGTGCAATTACTAAAGATATGGAaggtacatttttttctcttttggttgatgGATCACGTGATTCTTCAACTAAAGAGCAAATGGCGGTGGTATTGCGTTATGTGAACAAGGAAGGAGAAGTAATTGCAATGTTTTTGGGTGTGCAACATGTCTCCTCTACAACTAGTAGCTCACTTGAAGAGGCCATTGAGAGATTATTTGCTTCAACAAATTTGAGTATGTCCAAGTTACGGGGACAAGGCTATGATGGAGCTAGTAATATGAAAGGAGAACTAAATGGCCTTAAAGCAAAGATTTTGAACAAGTATCCTCAAGCATTTTATGTTCATTATTTTGCACAccaacttcaactagctctTATAGCCGTTGCAAAGGGAATTGAGGGTGTCGCCATTTTCTTCAACAATGCTAGTATTTTGGTCAATACTATTGGATCATCGTGTAAGCGTCGTGACGCATTTAGAGAGAAACAACTagaacaaattaagaaagctcTTGATATTGGTGATCTTCAAAGGGTAGAGGGTTAA